One genomic segment of Rhizobium sp. 11515TR includes these proteins:
- the hpaE gene encoding 5-carboxymethyl-2-hydroxymuconate semialdehyde dehydrogenase, which yields MSKLQENIAKAEGFLARFKDRGVLNRINGEDVPADDSSTFETISPVDLKPLATIARGKAADIDRAAKAAKAAFAEWAAMPGEARKKLLHKIADAIVARAEEIAFVECMDTGQSLKFMAKAALRGAENFRFFADRAPEARDGKTLRAEGQVNLTTRVPIGPVGIITPWNTPFMLSTWKIAPALAAGCTIVHKPAEFSPLTARLLVEIAEEAGLPKGVWNLVNGLGEDAGRALTEHPLIKAIGFVGESRTGSMIMKQGADTLKRVHFELGGKNPVIVFADADLECAADAAVFMIYSLNGERCTSSSRLLVEESVYDKFTAIVAEKAKRIKVGHPLDPDTVVGPLVHPVHEKKVLEYIQIGRSEGATLAAGGEKVNGPGGGCYVSPTLFTGANNQMRIAQEEIFGPVLTAISFKDEADALALANDVQYGLTGYLWTSDVTRAFRFTDHLEAGMIWVNSENVRHLPTPFGGVKSSGIGRDGGDWSFDFYMETKNVAFATKPHAIQKLGG from the coding sequence ATGTCCAAATTGCAGGAAAACATCGCAAAGGCTGAAGGCTTTCTCGCCCGTTTCAAGGATCGCGGCGTTCTCAACCGTATCAATGGAGAGGATGTTCCAGCCGATGACAGTTCGACCTTCGAGACCATCTCGCCTGTCGACCTGAAACCGCTTGCCACCATTGCCCGCGGCAAGGCAGCCGACATCGATCGTGCTGCGAAGGCTGCGAAAGCCGCCTTTGCCGAATGGGCCGCGATGCCTGGTGAAGCCCGCAAGAAGCTCCTGCATAAGATCGCCGACGCGATCGTCGCGCGCGCCGAAGAAATCGCCTTCGTCGAGTGCATGGATACCGGACAATCACTGAAATTCATGGCAAAGGCCGCTCTGCGCGGTGCGGAAAACTTCCGCTTCTTCGCCGATCGCGCCCCAGAAGCCCGCGACGGCAAGACATTGCGTGCCGAAGGCCAGGTGAACCTGACGACACGCGTGCCGATCGGCCCGGTCGGCATCATCACGCCCTGGAACACGCCCTTCATGCTGTCGACCTGGAAGATCGCGCCGGCTCTCGCTGCGGGCTGCACGATCGTCCACAAGCCGGCCGAATTCTCGCCGCTGACGGCGCGTTTGCTTGTCGAAATCGCCGAGGAAGCCGGCCTGCCGAAAGGTGTTTGGAACCTCGTCAACGGTCTCGGCGAGGACGCCGGCCGCGCGCTTACGGAACATCCCCTGATCAAGGCGATCGGCTTCGTCGGCGAAAGCCGCACTGGCTCGATGATCATGAAGCAGGGCGCCGATACGCTGAAGCGTGTGCATTTCGAGCTCGGCGGCAAGAACCCGGTCATCGTCTTTGCCGATGCCGATCTGGAATGCGCAGCCGATGCCGCCGTCTTCATGATCTACTCGCTGAATGGCGAACGCTGCACCTCGTCCTCGCGCCTGCTGGTCGAAGAAAGCGTCTACGACAAGTTCACCGCGATCGTCGCCGAGAAAGCCAAGCGCATCAAGGTCGGACATCCCCTTGATCCGGACACGGTCGTCGGTCCGCTCGTCCATCCCGTGCATGAAAAGAAGGTGCTGGAATATATTCAGATCGGCCGTTCGGAAGGTGCGACGCTTGCAGCCGGCGGCGAGAAGGTCAACGGCCCTGGCGGCGGTTGCTATGTCTCGCCCACCCTCTTCACTGGCGCCAACAACCAGATGCGCATTGCTCAGGAAGAAATCTTCGGGCCGGTTCTGACCGCCATTTCCTTCAAGGACGAAGCCGATGCGCTGGCGCTGGCCAATGACGTCCAGTACGGCCTGACCGGCTATCTCTGGACCTCCGACGTCACACGCGCCTTCCGTTTCACGGATCACCTCGAAGCCGGCATGATCTGGGTGAACTCGGAAAATGTGCGCCACCTGCCGACCCCCTTCGGCGGGGTCAAGAGCTCCGGCATTGGCCGCGACGGCGGCGACTGGTCCTTCGATTTCTACATGGAAACCAAGAACGTCGCCTTCGCCACCAAGCCGCACGCCATCCAGAAACTCGGCGGCTGA
- a CDS encoding GIN domain-containing protein: MNGKLATVATTGLICAFVFLALGIGLSGPDWASAAHWWGGMQSSCGSAVSGGQQVILPFSSNGSLTIDIPASVHYQPGGKAEAVITGDPALLDHVRLEGGRLSMDCNPGWSDSKFDVSLSGPLVTDWRVRGSGDLALSQLDQADLRLRISGSGSVTATGSARSVDLEVSGSGTARLKDLAAQSVKIRIHGSGDAEVAAAADADISISGSGNIELYGHPVLRRSEIRGSGRLVQVP, translated from the coding sequence ATGAACGGGAAACTGGCGACTGTCGCGACGACCGGACTGATTTGTGCATTCGTCTTTCTTGCGCTCGGCATCGGACTTTCCGGGCCGGATTGGGCAAGCGCAGCGCATTGGTGGGGTGGCATGCAATCCAGCTGCGGATCTGCGGTATCCGGCGGACAGCAGGTTATCCTGCCTTTCAGCTCCAATGGCAGCCTGACGATCGATATCCCGGCCTCTGTTCACTATCAGCCGGGCGGAAAGGCGGAGGCCGTCATCACCGGCGATCCCGCGCTTCTCGATCATGTGCGGCTCGAGGGCGGAAGGCTGAGCATGGATTGCAATCCGGGTTGGTCCGACTCCAAATTCGATGTCAGCCTGTCAGGACCGCTCGTCACTGATTGGAGGGTGCGGGGCAGCGGCGATCTCGCTCTATCGCAGCTCGATCAGGCAGATCTGCGCCTGAGGATATCCGGAAGCGGCAGTGTCACGGCCACGGGAAGCGCGCGCTCGGTCGATCTGGAGGTATCCGGTTCGGGCACTGCACGTCTCAAGGACCTAGCCGCTCAATCCGTGAAGATCAGAATTCACGGCAGCGGCGATGCGGAAGTCGCCGCCGCGGCGGATGCAGACATCTCGATCAGCGGAAGCGGCAATATCGAACTCTACGGACATCCGGTGCTGCGGCGTTCCGAGATCAGAGGCAGCGGTCGCCTGGTACAGGTACCATAG
- a CDS encoding PadR family transcriptional regulator: MTDSIQVQLRKGVLDLCVLAVLSRGESYGYEIASTLVAAVGMGEGTIYPLMRRMQNDGLVATRIVESSNGPPRKYYRLTPLGRSIFEAHRRDWRSLAGSVDKLLEDLP, from the coding sequence ATGACTGACTCGATCCAAGTTCAATTGCGGAAGGGCGTGCTCGATCTTTGCGTCCTGGCCGTGCTCTCGCGGGGCGAAAGCTACGGCTATGAAATTGCGAGTACGCTGGTTGCGGCGGTCGGCATGGGCGAAGGAACGATCTACCCGCTGATGCGCAGGATGCAGAATGACGGCCTGGTTGCGACCCGCATCGTCGAGTCGAGCAACGGACCGCCGCGTAAATATTATCGGCTCACGCCGCTGGGGCGTTCGATTTTCGAAGCGCATCGCCGCGACTGGCGCTCGCTAGCAGGCTCCGTCGACAAGCTACTCGAGGATTTGCCATGA
- a CDS encoding 5-carboxymethyl-2-hydroxymuconate Delta-isomerase, whose translation MPHLAIEYSANLEGRADIGALCERLLKTVLETGLFEVGAVRVRAFRAEHYAIADRLPENAFVDLNFRIGQGRTEGEKKRTGEAIFAAAIDVLGPLFETPHFALSLEIREIDAELSWKKNAMHPRLRGK comes from the coding sequence ATGCCACATCTCGCCATCGAATATTCGGCCAATCTGGAGGGCCGCGCCGATATCGGTGCGCTCTGTGAGCGGCTGCTGAAGACAGTCCTGGAGACCGGGCTTTTCGAGGTTGGAGCCGTGCGGGTGCGCGCCTTTCGCGCCGAGCATTACGCCATCGCCGACAGACTGCCCGAAAACGCCTTCGTCGATCTGAACTTCCGCATCGGCCAGGGCCGCACGGAGGGCGAAAAGAAACGCACCGGCGAGGCGATCTTCGCTGCGGCGATCGATGTTCTCGGCCCGCTTTTCGAGACGCCGCATTTCGCCCTTTCGCTTGAGATCCGCGAGATCGATGCCGAACTCAGCTGGAAGAAGAACGCCATGCACCCGCGGCTTCGCGGCAAGTGA
- the hpaH gene encoding 2-oxo-hept-4-ene-1,7-dioate hydratase: protein MLSQDEIQAAAESLNQAERTRVQTGLLSLKHPQMTMDDSYAVQGAWVKKKIASGRKPIGWKIGLTSKAMQYALNINIPDSGVLFDDMVFEDGATVPADRFIQPRIEAEIAFVMKAPLKGPNVSTFDVLNATDYVTPALEILDTRILRVDPDTKKARTIVDTISDNAANAGIVTGGRAVRPGEIDMRWMGAIVSRNAEVEETGLGAGVLNQPARGIAWLANRLSQYGDGIEAGQIVLAGSFIRPIEARHGDTINADFGPYGSVSLFFA from the coding sequence ATGCTGTCGCAAGATGAAATCCAGGCTGCGGCCGAAAGCCTAAATCAAGCAGAGCGGACGCGCGTCCAGACCGGACTCCTCTCCCTCAAGCATCCCCAGATGACGATGGACGATTCCTATGCCGTTCAAGGCGCCTGGGTCAAAAAGAAGATCGCGAGCGGCCGCAAGCCGATCGGCTGGAAGATCGGGCTGACATCGAAGGCAATGCAATATGCCCTCAACATCAACATCCCGGATTCCGGCGTGCTCTTCGACGACATGGTCTTCGAAGACGGCGCGACCGTGCCGGCCGACCGCTTCATTCAGCCGCGCATCGAGGCCGAGATCGCCTTCGTCATGAAGGCGCCGCTCAAGGGCCCGAACGTTTCGACCTTCGATGTGCTGAATGCCACCGACTATGTGACACCGGCCCTTGAAATCCTCGACACGCGCATCCTTCGCGTCGATCCCGACACGAAAAAGGCGCGCACCATCGTCGATACCATCTCCGATAATGCCGCCAATGCCGGCATCGTCACCGGCGGCCGCGCCGTGCGGCCCGGTGAGATCGACATGCGCTGGATGGGTGCGATCGTCAGCCGCAATGCCGAAGTGGAAGAAACCGGGCTTGGCGCCGGCGTGCTCAACCAGCCCGCACGCGGGATCGCTTGGCTTGCCAATCGGCTATCGCAATATGGCGATGGCATCGAAGCCGGTCAGATTGTGCTTGCCGGCTCGTTCATCCGCCCGATCGAGGCGCGGCATGGCGATACGATCAACGCCGATTTCGGTCCCTACGGATCAGTCAGCCTGTTCTTCGCATGA
- a CDS encoding alpha/beta hydrolase family protein, giving the protein MIRFSLALAATLFLAAPSGYAAGLKFIRIPGDADNPAIDAAMWSPCATPPIEVRIGALAVPATPDCPIAGEELPLIIVSHGYGGWYLGHHDTAEALADAGFIVVAINHPHANHADMSQANGPGVLIERPTDIKRTVDFMLDASPDAGKINPQRIGFYGFSLGGYTGLVVAGANPDFTKLPPRCSDPKAAGCPQRAMLSLPDNRHRNH; this is encoded by the coding sequence ATGATCCGCTTCAGCCTTGCCCTCGCGGCCACGCTCTTTCTTGCCGCGCCATCGGGATATGCGGCAGGTTTGAAATTCATCCGCATCCCAGGTGATGCGGATAACCCGGCGATCGATGCCGCTATGTGGTCTCCTTGCGCAACCCCTCCGATAGAAGTGAGGATCGGAGCCCTGGCAGTTCCGGCAACGCCGGATTGTCCGATTGCAGGCGAGGAGTTGCCACTCATCATCGTCTCGCATGGCTATGGCGGCTGGTATCTCGGCCATCACGATACCGCCGAAGCACTTGCCGACGCCGGCTTCATTGTCGTTGCCATCAATCATCCGCACGCCAACCATGCCGACATGAGCCAGGCAAACGGTCCTGGCGTATTGATCGAGCGACCTACCGATATCAAACGCACCGTCGACTTCATGCTTGATGCGTCTCCCGACGCCGGAAAAATCAATCCGCAGCGGATCGGCTTCTACGGATTTTCCCTAGGCGGATATACCGGTCTCGTCGTTGCCGGAGCCAATCCGGATTTCACCAAACTGCCGCCACGCTGTTCAGATCCGAAGGCGGCGGGCTGCCCCCAGCGGGCCATGCTCAGCCTCCCCGACAACCGCCATCGCAATCACTGA
- the gabD gene encoding NADP-dependent succinate-semialdehyde dehydrogenase, with translation MNLKDATLFRQAALVGGEWIEADPSNAIKVDNPATGEIIGLVPNLGAAETKKAIAAAEAAQKEWAARTAKERSSILRRWFELMMENQDDLGRILTAEQGKPLPEAKGEIAYGASFIEWFAEEARRVYGDIIPGHQKDKRILVMKQPIGVVAAITPWNFPNAMITRKAGPAFAAGCAMVLKPASQTPFSAIAIAILAERAGLPKGLFSVLTGSARAIGGEMTASPVVRKLTFTGSTEVGAELYKQSAPTIKKLGLELGGNAPFIVFDDADLDAAVEGALIAKFRNNGQTCVCANRLYVQDGVYDAFAEKLSKAVGSLKTGNGFDEGINLGPLIDEAALAKVEEHVADALSKGGRVVAGGHRHQLGGRFYEATVLADVTPAMAVAREETFGPVAPLFRFKDEADVIAQANDTEFGLASYFYAKDLARVFRVAEALEYGMVGVNTGLISTAEAPFGGVKLSGLGREGSRYGIEEFTEIKYVCLGGVV, from the coding sequence ATGAATTTGAAAGACGCAACATTGTTCCGGCAGGCCGCATTGGTCGGCGGCGAGTGGATCGAGGCCGATCCCTCCAACGCGATCAAGGTCGACAACCCCGCAACGGGCGAGATCATCGGCCTCGTTCCCAATCTGGGCGCGGCCGAGACCAAAAAGGCGATTGCCGCAGCCGAAGCCGCGCAGAAGGAATGGGCCGCCCGCACCGCCAAGGAGCGCTCCAGCATCCTCAGGCGCTGGTTCGAGCTGATGATGGAAAACCAAGATGATCTCGGACGCATCCTGACGGCCGAACAGGGCAAACCGCTGCCCGAAGCCAAGGGCGAAATCGCCTATGGCGCAAGCTTCATCGAATGGTTTGCGGAAGAAGCCCGCCGCGTCTATGGCGACATCATTCCCGGTCACCAGAAGGACAAGCGTATTCTGGTCATGAAGCAGCCGATCGGCGTGGTCGCGGCGATCACACCGTGGAACTTCCCGAATGCGATGATCACCCGCAAGGCCGGCCCGGCCTTTGCGGCCGGCTGCGCCATGGTGCTGAAACCGGCATCGCAGACACCGTTTTCGGCGATCGCGATTGCGATCCTCGCCGAACGCGCCGGTCTGCCCAAGGGTCTCTTCAGCGTCCTGACCGGCTCGGCCCGTGCCATCGGCGGCGAGATGACCGCGAGTCCCGTCGTGCGTAAGCTCACCTTCACCGGCTCGACGGAAGTCGGCGCCGAACTCTATAAACAGAGCGCACCGACCATCAAGAAGCTCGGCCTGGAGCTCGGCGGCAATGCGCCCTTTATCGTGTTCGACGATGCCGATCTCGATGCCGCCGTCGAAGGCGCACTGATCGCCAAGTTCCGCAACAATGGTCAGACCTGCGTCTGCGCCAATCGTCTCTATGTACAGGATGGCGTCTATGATGCCTTTGCCGAAAAGCTCTCCAAGGCTGTCGGCTCGCTGAAAACAGGCAATGGCTTCGACGAAGGCATCAACCTCGGCCCACTGATCGATGAGGCCGCCCTGGCCAAGGTCGAAGAACATGTTGCCGATGCCCTTTCCAAGGGCGGCCGAGTCGTCGCTGGCGGGCATCGCCATCAGCTCGGCGGCCGCTTCTACGAGGCGACGGTGCTTGCCGATGTGACCCCTGCCATGGCTGTTGCCAGAGAAGAGACGTTCGGGCCGGTCGCTCCCCTCTTCCGCTTCAAGGACGAGGCCGATGTCATCGCCCAGGCTAACGACACCGAGTTCGGCCTTGCCTCCTACTTCTATGCCAAGGATCTCGCCCGCGTCTTCCGCGTCGCCGAAGCGCTCGAGTATGGCATGGTCGGTGTCAATACTGGCTTGATCTCGACGGCCGAAGCGCCGTTCGGCGGCGTCAAGCTCTCTGGCCTCGGCCGTGAGGGTTCGCGCTATGGCATCGAGGAATTCACCGAAATCAAATATGTATGCCTCGGCGGCGTCGTCTGA
- the hpaD gene encoding 3,4-dihydroxyphenylacetate 2,3-dioxygenase, which yields MPLPKPNLYPPFNIVRLSHVEFGVTDLVKSRAFYVDTLGLQVTDETADTIYLRAMEERGHHCIVLKKSDKAEARDLGFKVFSDDDLDKAAHFFKGKDLPVEWIERPYQARTFRTRDPHGIPLEFYSKMDRLPPIHQKYALYKGVKPLRIDHFNCFSTNVDESVAFYNELGFRVTEYTEDAETGRLWAAWTHRKGGVHDIAFTNGSGPRLHHTAFWVPTPLNIIDLLDLMATTGWVANIERGPGRHGISNAFFLYILDPDGHRIEIYCSDYQTVDPDLEPIKWDLKDPQRQTLWGAPAPKSWFEHGSLFAGAEVAEPDLKAQPIIAP from the coding sequence ATGCCCCTGCCGAAACCCAATCTCTATCCGCCCTTCAACATCGTGCGGCTCAGCCATGTCGAATTCGGCGTTACCGATCTTGTCAAATCCCGCGCCTTCTATGTCGACACGCTCGGCCTGCAGGTGACGGATGAAACGGCTGATACGATTTACCTCCGGGCAATGGAGGAGCGCGGTCACCACTGCATCGTGCTGAAGAAATCCGACAAGGCCGAAGCCCGCGATCTCGGCTTCAAGGTCTTCAGCGACGACGACTTGGACAAAGCGGCACATTTCTTCAAGGGCAAGGACCTGCCGGTCGAATGGATCGAGCGCCCCTATCAGGCGCGCACCTTCCGTACCCGCGACCCGCACGGCATTCCGCTTGAATTCTATTCGAAGATGGACCGCCTGCCACCGATCCATCAGAAATATGCGCTCTACAAGGGTGTGAAGCCGCTGCGTATCGACCACTTCAACTGCTTCTCGACCAATGTCGATGAAAGCGTCGCCTTCTATAACGAACTCGGCTTCCGCGTGACCGAATATACCGAGGATGCGGAAACAGGCCGCCTCTGGGCCGCCTGGACGCATCGCAAGGGCGGCGTCCACGACATCGCCTTCACCAACGGCAGCGGTCCGCGCCTGCACCACACCGCCTTCTGGGTGCCGACGCCGCTCAACATCATCGACCTGCTCGACCTGATGGCGACGACAGGCTGGGTCGCCAATATCGAGCGCGGCCCGGGCCGCCATGGCATCTCCAACGCCTTCTTCCTCTATATTCTCGATCCGGATGGCCACCGCATCGAGATCTATTGCTCGGACTATCAAACCGTCGATCCCGATCTGGAGCCGATCAAGTGGGATCTCAAGGATCCGCAGCGCCAGACATTGTGGGGCGCACCCGCTCCCAAATCCTGGTTCGAACATGGTAGCCTGTTTGCCGGTGCGGAAGTGGCCGAGCCCGACTTGAAGGCACAGCCGATTATCGCGCCTTAA
- the hpaI gene encoding 4-hydroxy-2-oxoheptanedioate aldolase produces MPAPKNLFKQALKERRAQIGLWQALANAYTVEICAGAGYDWLLLDAEHAPNDVPLLVSQLQAMKGTTSHAIIRPPVGETWIIKQMLDIGAQTLLIPMVDSREMAEAMVRAVRYPPHGVRGVGAALARASAFNRIPDYLPTANDEICLLLQVESRGGLAALDDIASTEGVDGVFIGPSDLAADMGYLGKPGAPEVQAEVEKALTKIQSHGKAAGILIGDLSLAKRYLELGATFVAIGNDVTLLANATIKLLDDFKKADAAKPPQDVEVY; encoded by the coding sequence ATGCCTGCGCCCAAAAACCTCTTCAAACAGGCCCTTAAGGAAAGGCGGGCGCAGATCGGCCTCTGGCAGGCCCTCGCCAATGCCTACACGGTCGAAATCTGCGCCGGTGCCGGCTACGACTGGCTGCTGCTCGATGCCGAGCACGCGCCGAACGATGTCCCGCTTCTCGTTTCGCAATTGCAGGCGATGAAGGGCACGACAAGCCATGCAATCATCCGTCCGCCGGTCGGCGAGACCTGGATCATCAAGCAGATGCTCGATATCGGCGCCCAGACCCTGCTGATCCCGATGGTCGACAGCAGGGAGATGGCCGAAGCCATGGTCAGGGCTGTCAGATACCCGCCGCATGGCGTGCGCGGCGTCGGCGCAGCCCTTGCCCGCGCCTCCGCATTCAACCGCATCCCCGACTATCTGCCGACGGCCAATGACGAGATCTGCCTGCTGCTGCAGGTGGAAAGCCGCGGTGGGCTTGCAGCGCTCGACGACATCGCCTCGACAGAAGGCGTCGATGGCGTCTTCATTGGACCATCCGATCTTGCCGCCGACATGGGCTATCTGGGCAAGCCGGGCGCCCCTGAAGTGCAGGCGGAAGTCGAAAAGGCGCTCACGAAAATCCAGTCGCATGGCAAGGCCGCCGGCATCCTGATCGGCGATCTCTCGCTGGCCAAGCGCTATCTCGAACTTGGCGCCACTTTCGTCGCGATCGGCAACGACGTCACCCTGCTTGCCAATGCCACAATCAAGCTCCTTGACGATTTCAAGAAGGCAGATGCTGCCAAGCCTCCTCAAGACGTCGAGGTCTATTAG
- a CDS encoding DUF1700 domain-containing protein: MTREAFLRTLRLGLAGLPPHEVDDIVADYAAHFAESEASGRSEEEVSAALGDPARIARELRADVGLRRFEAHWSVPNLVAAMMALAGLAIVDIFFLLPLLFVAMFVTLGLAIALVAVGAVGLKIIVTTVLFHIGLPSVGMLARLLVGAGLVSCFVGGGALLLMGLSLGIRMLGQYARLHFRLAQVDEGRA, from the coding sequence ATGACCAGGGAAGCCTTTTTGCGCACGCTGAGATTGGGACTTGCAGGCCTGCCTCCTCACGAGGTCGATGACATCGTGGCCGACTATGCCGCTCATTTTGCCGAGTCCGAGGCCTCTGGTCGAAGCGAGGAGGAGGTTTCCGCCGCTCTCGGCGATCCCGCCAGGATTGCGCGAGAGCTGCGCGCGGATGTCGGACTGCGCCGCTTCGAGGCGCATTGGAGCGTGCCGAACCTGGTAGCTGCCATGATGGCGCTGGCCGGCCTTGCCATCGTCGATATCTTCTTCCTGCTGCCTTTGCTGTTTGTGGCGATGTTCGTCACGCTCGGCCTTGCGATCGCATTGGTGGCCGTCGGCGCCGTTGGCCTGAAGATCATCGTCACGACCGTGCTGTTCCATATCGGCTTGCCCTCCGTCGGCATGCTGGCCCGCCTGCTTGTCGGTGCCGGGCTTGTGAGCTGCTTCGTGGGTGGCGGTGCTTTGCTGCTGATGGGGTTGAGTTTGGGCATCCGCATGCTTGGGCAATATGCCCGCCTGCATTTCCGCCTGGCGCAAGTGGACGAAGGTCGAGCTTGA
- the hpaR gene encoding homoprotocatechuate degradation operon regulator HpaR: MQNRTNSGVRPRPEPETAEKQTKRPLRDRRRSLAIGLLRAREAVMSHFRPILAAHDVTEQQWRVIRVLYEGGQLDATELADKASILAPSLTRMIRALEERGFITKHKDNADGRRVLLQITPAGQAIVEDVMPESQKVYADIDARFGEERVEKLLDMLEELASLKLETGPAGEE; encoded by the coding sequence ATGCAAAACAGAACAAATAGTGGCGTAAGGCCGCGCCCCGAACCTGAAACCGCAGAAAAACAAACGAAGCGGCCGCTGCGCGATCGGCGCCGTTCCCTTGCAATTGGACTTTTGCGCGCCCGTGAAGCGGTCATGAGCCATTTCCGGCCGATCCTTGCGGCGCATGACGTGACCGAGCAGCAGTGGCGTGTCATTCGCGTCCTCTATGAAGGCGGCCAGCTTGACGCGACCGAATTGGCCGACAAAGCATCCATTCTGGCGCCAAGCCTCACACGCATGATCCGCGCGCTCGAGGAGCGCGGCTTCATCACCAAGCACAAGGATAATGCCGATGGACGCAGAGTATTGCTTCAGATCACCCCGGCAGGGCAGGCAATCGTCGAGGACGTGATGCCGGAGAGCCAGAAAGTCTATGCCGATATCGATGCCCGCTTCGGCGAGGAGCGGGTGGAGAAGCTCCTCGATATGCTGGAGGAGCTTGCCTCGCTGAAATTGGAGACCGGCCCGGCCGGCGAGGAATGA
- a CDS encoding fumarylacetoacetate hydrolase family protein, which yields MTHPRFLSFSRNGRHGYGLAVDGGVVDLSARHGATWPTLREVIEAGRLAQLAEEAKSLKPDFALDEIRFEIPIPSPEKIICVGVNFPDRNEEYKDGQAAPSNPSLFIRFPRSFTGHEQPLIRPPESPQLDYEGEVVIVIGKGGRRIAEADAFTHIAALSLCNEGTIRDWVRHAKFNVTQGKNFDNTGSIGPWLIPFTDAAQLEDIALTTRVNGEVRQSDRTSRMIFSFRKIINYISTFTTLVPGDVIVTGTPTGAGARFDPPIWLKPGDIVEVEADGLGILKNTIADEVR from the coding sequence ATGACCCATCCCAGATTCCTGTCCTTTTCGAGAAACGGCCGTCATGGCTACGGGCTTGCGGTCGACGGCGGTGTCGTCGACCTCTCTGCCCGCCATGGCGCGACATGGCCGACGCTGCGCGAAGTGATCGAGGCCGGTCGCCTCGCTCAACTCGCAGAAGAAGCCAAATCATTGAAGCCTGATTTCGCACTTGACGAAATTCGCTTCGAGATTCCCATTCCGTCGCCGGAAAAGATCATTTGCGTCGGGGTCAATTTCCCCGACCGCAATGAGGAATACAAGGATGGGCAGGCCGCCCCCTCCAACCCCTCGCTTTTCATCCGCTTTCCGCGGTCGTTCACCGGGCACGAACAGCCCTTGATCCGGCCGCCGGAAAGCCCGCAGCTCGACTATGAAGGCGAGGTCGTCATCGTCATCGGCAAGGGTGGCCGGCGGATTGCCGAAGCCGACGCCTTCACCCATATCGCGGCCCTCTCGCTCTGCAACGAGGGCACAATCCGCGATTGGGTGCGGCATGCGAAATTCAACGTCACCCAGGGGAAGAACTTCGACAATACCGGCTCGATCGGCCCGTGGCTGATCCCCTTCACGGATGCGGCCCAGCTTGAAGACATAGCGCTCACGACCCGCGTCAATGGCGAAGTGCGCCAGAGCGACCGCACCAGCCGGATGATCTTCTCCTTCCGCAAGATCATCAACTACATCTCCACCTTCACAACGCTGGTGCCCGGCGACGTCATCGTCACAGGAACGCCGACCGGTGCCGGCGCCCGCTTTGACCCGCCGATCTGGCTGAAACCCGGCGATATCGTCGAGGTCGAAGCCGATGGCCTCGGCATCCTGAAAAATACCATTGCCGACGAGGTGCGCTGA